A single window of Lytechinus variegatus isolate NC3 chromosome 8, Lvar_3.0, whole genome shotgun sequence DNA harbors:
- the LOC121420087 gene encoding trehalase-like → MAVTGFLLRVLVMTYVITWSAADLKDEAPCDSPIFCNGPLLVAAQNARIYNDSKTFVDLHLKESEETILAAFNQLPNATDADAMKTFVEEYFDGPNIEFEDWEPSDWTENPGFIEGIKDADLKEWAKDLNELWKDLGRQIKQDVLTNADRYSLMHVENPFIVPGGRFREFYYWDSYWIFKGLLLSEMTETVKGMLTNFVSITKSLGHVPNGNRVYYEKRSQPPFLIPSVYLYLQATDDMETIRTFLPDLETEYQFWMTNRSIDITKDSNVHTLNRYNVYMGMPRPESYREDIETAHGNNEEEAAEVYSNLASAAESGWDFSTRWFRDGATLATIRTKEIVPVDLNSVLCLCERALYEMYNMAGNATKAETYLQAFNKRKEAIAAVLWSEEHGAWFDYDTVSGNTVEEFYPSNIMPMWASCYEDTNDVQQKVLDYLKGEGVLDYAGGIPTSLTRSGQQWDYPNAWPPLQDIVIETLRQSDVEEANDYALKLAQNWTLTNWRAYNETNLMFEKYDVERQGVPGHGGEYAVQAGFGWTNGVIMSLLDHYGDQLQIDTDSGSHETAFILLNIICFVIALFLSHDV, encoded by the exons ATGGCGGTTACCGGATTTCTTCTTCGGGTATTGGTGATGACGTATGTGATCACGTGGTCGGCGGCCGATCTCAAGGATGAGGCGCCATGTGATAG TCCTATCTTCTGCAACGGGCCTCTCCTAGTGGCAGCTCAGAATGCAAGGATCTACAACGATTCtaaaactttcgttgatctacATCTTAAAGAATCAGAAG AAACAATCTTGGCAGCTTTTAATCAACTGCCAAATGCCACGGATGCAGATGCTATGAAAACCTTCGTGGAAGAGTATTTTGACGGACCGAACATTGAATTTGAGGATTGGGAGCCCTCAGACTGGACAGAAAA CCCAGGATTTATCGAGGGCATAAAGGACGCTGACTTGAAGGAATGGGCAAAGGATTTGAATGAACTTTGGAAGGATCTTGGAAGACAG ATCAAACAAGATGTTCTCACTAATGCGGATCGCTATTCATTGATGCACGTCGAGAATCCTTTTATCGTGCCCGGTGGCCGGTTTAGAGAATTCTACTATTG GGATTCATATTGGATTTTCAAAGGGCTACTGCTGAGTGAGATGACCGAGACAGTCAAAGGAATGCTGACAAATTTCGTTTCCATAACAAAAAG CCTCGGTCATGTCCCGAATGGAAATCGGGTCTACTACGAGAAGCGCAGTCAACCGCCATTCCTAATTCCTTCGGTATATCTCTACCTCCAAGCTACCGACGACATGGAAACGATTCGAACCTTTCTACCCGACCTCGAGACCGAGTACCAGTTCTGGATGACCAACAGATCTATTGACATAACCAAGGATTCGAACGTGCATACATTAAATAGATATAACGTCTATATGGGGATGCCGAG ACCTGAGTCTTATCGTGAGGATATCGAAACAGCACATGGTAATAATGAAG AGGAAGCCGCGGAGGTATATTCTAACCTGGCATCAGCAGCAGAAAGCGGATGGGACTTCTCAACGCGTTGGTTCCGTGATGGGGCAACACTTGCAACCATCCGCACCAAAGAGATAGTTCCCGTCGACCTGAACAGCGTCTTGTGTCTTTGTGAGAGGGCCCTCTATGAGATGTATAACATGGCAG GCAATGCAACCAAAGCCGAAACCTATCTCCAAGCCTTTAACAAACGCAAAGAGGCCATAGCTGCAGTACTGTGGAGCGAGGAACATGGTGCCTGGTTCGACTACGATACAGTGAGCGGAAACACCGTCGAAGAGTTCTACCCATCGAATATCATGCCAATGTGGGCTTCATGTTATGAGGATACGAATGATGTTCAACAGAAGGTACTGGACTACCTCAAG GGAGAAGGTGTTTTGGATTATGCCGGCGGGATCCCGACATCCTTGACGAGATCCGGACAGCAGTGGGACTACCCAAATGCCTGGCCGCCTCTCCAGGACATCGTCATCGAGACCTTACGCCAAAGCGACGTTGAGGAGGCGAACGATTACGCGCTGAAACTTGCTCAGAATTGGACTCTTACAAACTGGAGAGCTTACAACGAGACCAACCTCATGTTTGAGAAG TATGATGTGGAAAGACAAGGTGTCCCTGGTCATGGAGGGGAATATGCTGTTCAG GCTGGCTTTGGATGGACCAACGGTGTCATCATGTCTCTTCTAGATCACTATGGAGACCAACTACAGATAGATACTGACTCAGGCTCTCACGAGACtgcttttattcttttaaatatcATCTGTTTCGTGATTGCCTTATTCCTCTCTCATgatgtgtaa